The following are from one region of the Actinopolyspora halophila DSM 43834 genome:
- the grpE gene encoding nucleotide exchange factor GrpE: MIGVRDDDTEFGKHMAALSDEPLVDPLDRALDERETLLRLCMYAYDRARSTGVTERLEEGMNSIGVAALRPRGEPFDPSRHEAGGTVHTADHTLDGLIAETETLGFADRGRMLRPPVVVVYRLDSGTANSPHD, from the coding sequence ATGATCGGCGTGCGAGACGACGACACCGAATTCGGAAAGCACATGGCCGCTTTGAGCGACGAACCACTCGTCGATCCGCTGGACCGGGCACTGGACGAGCGGGAGACGCTGCTCCGACTGTGCATGTACGCCTACGACAGGGCACGCAGCACCGGGGTCACCGAACGCCTGGAAGAAGGCATGAACTCGATCGGAGTGGCGGCGTTGCGCCCGCGGGGAGAGCCTTTCGATCCGTCCCGGCACGAGGCGGGCGGCACGGTTCACACCGCGGATCACACGCTGGACGGGCTCATAGCCGAGACCGAGACTCTCGGGTTCGCCGATCGCGGCCGCATGTTGCGTCCCCCTGTTGTGGTGGTGTATCGGCTGGATTCGGGGACGGCGAACTCTCCACACGACTGA
- a CDS encoding dynamin family protein: MTTHQRVRGPLSAAVARLCEETRPRVGQRAATGLGEVLDRLSAPLQLAVVGRIKSGKSTLVNALIGRRVAPTDVGECTKVVTRFRYGTVDRLEVVLLDGNKYSLPFTAGGAIPTDLGAPPERVSHVEAYLTNAVLRDLTVIDTPGLGSVDDDSVARTEAVLGTGDQDGADSERLDPVSHEAVAGAEAVLYVITQSVRADDRQALSAFNAATGNRPSGPVNAIGVLNKADTVDPDSVSGGAGGLWPAARVLATDQEQRLKPRVADVLPLIGLLAETSESGEFTASDAAALHRLAALDETTRQTMLISADLFTEWECEVPTDARARLLELLDLHGVRCALEEIDADPHITAGRLRNKLHENSGLSALLTRLNAVFRGRADGIKAAAGLASVAAVAQSCTDPSERERLHAAMEGLLTQPQAHQLRLLEALTMISAGTVTLPSDLLDEVLRLGGSEDFSERLGLPGAPVERLTEFALERAKWWRSFASLGATPAQSRVAHVVHRAYFLIWRQLR, from the coding sequence TTGACCACTCATCAGCGCGTGCGCGGCCCGCTCTCCGCCGCCGTGGCGCGGCTGTGCGAGGAAACGCGCCCACGTGTCGGGCAACGGGCCGCCACCGGGCTGGGCGAGGTGCTCGACCGGCTGAGCGCGCCGCTGCAACTCGCCGTCGTGGGGCGAATCAAGTCCGGCAAGTCCACACTGGTCAATGCTCTGATCGGACGTCGGGTGGCCCCCACCGACGTGGGCGAGTGCACGAAGGTGGTCACCCGGTTCCGGTACGGGACGGTCGACCGGCTCGAGGTCGTCCTGCTCGACGGGAACAAGTACTCGTTGCCGTTCACCGCCGGAGGGGCCATCCCCACCGACCTGGGGGCGCCTCCGGAACGGGTGTCACACGTCGAGGCGTACCTGACCAACGCCGTGCTGCGCGATCTGACCGTGATCGACACCCCCGGTCTGGGGTCCGTGGACGACGACTCGGTCGCCCGGACCGAAGCCGTGCTCGGCACCGGGGACCAGGACGGTGCTGACTCCGAACGGCTCGATCCCGTTTCGCACGAAGCAGTAGCGGGCGCCGAGGCAGTGCTCTACGTGATCACCCAGTCGGTGCGGGCCGACGACCGACAGGCCCTGTCCGCGTTCAACGCCGCCACGGGCAACCGCCCCTCCGGACCGGTCAACGCGATCGGTGTGCTGAACAAGGCGGACACGGTCGACCCGGACTCGGTGAGCGGCGGCGCGGGCGGGCTGTGGCCCGCGGCACGGGTGCTGGCGACGGACCAGGAACAGCGGCTCAAACCACGTGTCGCCGACGTGCTGCCGCTGATCGGGCTTCTCGCCGAAACGTCCGAGTCCGGCGAGTTCACCGCCTCCGACGCCGCAGCACTGCACCGGTTGGCCGCGCTGGACGAGACGACGCGACAGACCATGCTGATCTCGGCCGACCTCTTCACCGAGTGGGAGTGCGAGGTTCCCACCGACGCGCGGGCACGGCTGCTGGAGCTGCTGGATCTGCACGGCGTCCGGTGCGCCCTGGAGGAGATCGACGCCGATCCGCACATCACCGCGGGGCGGCTGCGGAACAAGCTGCACGAGAACTCAGGTCTGTCCGCACTGCTGACTCGACTCAACGCGGTGTTCCGCGGCCGTGCGGACGGCATCAAGGCCGCCGCGGGGCTCGCCTCGGTCGCCGCCGTGGCGCAGTCCTGCACGGACCCGAGCGAGCGCGAGCGGCTGCACGCCGCGATGGAGGGCTTGCTGACCCAGCCGCAGGCACACCAGCTCAGGCTGCTCGAGGCGCTGACGATGATCTCGGCCGGAACGGTCACACTTCCCTCCGACCTGCTCGACGAGGTTCTGCGGCTCGGCGGTTCCGAGGACTTCTCCGAGCGGCTGGGGCTGCCGGGAGCCCCCGTCGAGCGGCTGACCGAGTTCGCGTTGGAACGGGCGAAGTGGTGGCGCTCGTTCGCGTCGCTCGGTGCGACGCCGGCCCAGAGCCGGGTGGCGCACGTGGTGCATCGCGCCTACTTCCTGATATGGCGCCAGCTGCGGTAG